ACACAATTGGTTACCTAATATATTTGCGGCTACGGGTGATTGCGGAAATATAGATTGGCAATTTTTAGACTTGAGTATGCCCCAGTGGATGATCGTAATATTTGCTGTTTATTCTTTAATGTTTGTATTGGTACTATTTAGTCGTTTATTTACTCGGCGTAGCTTCTAAGAAGCAGCATAGCCAAATATTGGGGCGATAGGAAAGTTAATTTATCGCCTCAGCCTGCTTACATATAGCCTTTTACTTATTTTCTGCAGTATAGTAAAGGCTATACTGTACTTTTAAATCCTACACTTCACGGAGAGCAATGTGGCAGACATTACCCACACCAATGTAGCAGAGCTAACTAGCGCTGCCCATGTACTCAAAACATTATTGAATATTAAGTTTACGCGGGCGAAAGAACGCCATGCTAATGCCATGGGATTTAGTTCGTCTAATCATTTATTAGCAGAAGTAAAAAATACTCCTGTCACCCGAAGTTTTGAGCAATACATTGATAACTTGAAGACAGAGTTACATAAACAACATCAACTCACTCTTGATGATCAGCAAATCAGCCAATTACGCGAGCAATTGTGTAACTGATAATAGGATTTAACCTGATCTTTATGTATGCAGGTATTTAGGATAACAAATTGAAGCGGGGCCTTAGAACTAGGCCAGTGAAATTAGTCGTAAACAGAATATTTGGCAGAATCTTTACCCGAATGTTTGACGGAATACATCAACTGGTCAGATAATCTAAGGATGAGCTCAACGGTTTCAGGGGGTTTTACAAAAGAGACCACACCGATAGATAAGGTGACCAGCCAAGCATTTTGGTCCATGTAAGACTTCATATCATGAATAATTCGCTGCACAATCAGGCGTAAGCTGGTGGGTTCGGCATTAACCATCATCAAAGCAAACTCATCCCCCCCTAATCGTGAAATAATATCGGTTTTCCTTAGGTGCGTTTTACACACTTCAACAAAATAACGTAGTATTTCATCACCAGCATGATGACCAAATCGGTCATTCACCTGTTTGAAGTTATCTAAATCAATATACGCTATGGAGAAGGTATTAGTGGTCCGTCTGGCACGCTCTATTTCATATTCGGCCTGAAGATAGAAAAAGCGTCGATTGCCTGCCCCCGTTAGAGCATCAATCATAGTGAGCTGTTTCTCTCGTTCAAGGGCTTTCTCTAATGACTCCTTTAACGACCTCATAACACTGGTGTCACGCAAACAACAAATAGTGTAGTAGCTGCCATCCAATTCTATCGGATTTAGCATGATATCCAGTGGTACTTCATACCCCTTTTGATGCATGCCGGTTAATTGTGCTAATTCACCCATCACCCGTTTAGACGGACTAGATACAAAACCATTGACATAGCGCTCGTGAGCTTGTCGCTTTGCTGCAGGAATCAGCATGTGGACAGACTTACCCATCACTTCTGATTGCTGATAACCCAACAGCTCATAAAAGTTCGAGTTAGCCAGCTCAATTATGCCTGTTTTATTGACCAACAAAACACCATCTGGCAGCGTTTCAATGAACACACCATATTGTGCTAAAGAAATATTAATGGAGCTACTCCTACCTATAAACTTTCAAGATCATATCCACATTCTAGTCGAATAATCCATTAAATCTATGGATATCAACAAGACAGCTTACACATCACCTTCAACCCTAAGCACATATTGATTACGAGTCGTCTACTTTCGTTGAAAATGTCCGAAATTATTTCTAGTGAAAAAGAAGTTTAGTCTAAGTCCTGTAACGGCCAGACCACAATATAATCTTCAAAATGTGTCATATCTGCATCATTATCAAATACGGTTTTACCCCGAACCGACATACCCGCTTTATGCATTTCACTTTTCTTGCCTTTATTTAGTAACGGGTGCCAAGAGGGTAGTCCTCTGCCCTCACGTAATCTTCTGTAACTGCAACTAGGCGGCATGTAGTCGATGTTGTTTAAATTGGCTTTGGTTAAGGTGACACATTCGGGGACCAATTCGCTACGTTGCGCGTATTGAGTGCAACTACAGGTTTTAGTGTTGAGCAAATTACACACTATGTTGGTAAAGTGTAGCTCATCCATTGGCTCGTCGGGATTGACTTGCAAGGCTTCATTAGGTTCAGCATCATCATCGATGTATTTATGTAAGCAACATTTGGCACATCCATCACATACCGCTTCCCATTCATGCTTATTCATCTGCTCTAAACTTTTGCTTTCCCAAAATTTGGCAGCCAATGTCATCATTCACCATCCTTATTGGAAAACACTCTGGTATGCAGGCTAAAGTGGCCATCCAATGTCATGCTAACCTCATCACCATCGCTAAGAGGTCCAACCCCCTTAGGAGTGCCAGTAAGAACAATATCGCCCGGTGATAGGGTGAATACTTGGCTAATCTGCATCAATAGGCTATCAATATTCCAGATCATCAAT
Above is a window of Aliiglaciecola sp. LCG003 DNA encoding:
- a CDS encoding diguanylate cyclase, translating into MGRSSSINISLAQYGVFIETLPDGVLLVNKTGIIELANSNFYELLGYQQSEVMGKSVHMLIPAAKRQAHERYVNGFVSSPSKRVMGELAQLTGMHQKGYEVPLDIMLNPIELDGSYYTICCLRDTSVMRSLKESLEKALEREKQLTMIDALTGAGNRRFFYLQAEYEIERARRTTNTFSIAYIDLDNFKQVNDRFGHHAGDEILRYFVEVCKTHLRKTDIISRLGGDEFALMMVNAEPTSLRLIVQRIIHDMKSYMDQNAWLVTLSIGVVSFVKPPETVELILRLSDQLMYSVKHSGKDSAKYSVYD
- a CDS encoding YcgN family cysteine cluster protein, which produces MTLAAKFWESKSLEQMNKHEWEAVCDGCAKCCLHKYIDDDAEPNEALQVNPDEPMDELHFTNIVCNLLNTKTCSCTQYAQRSELVPECVTLTKANLNNIDYMPPSCSYRRLREGRGLPSWHPLLNKGKKSEMHKAGMSVRGKTVFDNDADMTHFEDYIVVWPLQDLD